A single region of the Streptomyces caelestis genome encodes:
- a CDS encoding cyclase family protein, producing MSADRIDRTDPEAAIAEAAKAYSNWGRWGEDDVLGTLNFLDEAKRREGAALIRDGVSFSLSQAFDMDGPQKGWRRRTNPVHTMLATGTDAALGGQGFPHGFGGADDVIAMPLQCSTQWDGLGHIFDHGTAWNGRPAEKVVTSEGDLVTGIEHMAPHVAGRGVLLDVGLVIGQDGELPDGFAITEEHLTATAASHRVTVGRGDLVLVRTGRLARARHEGWGDYAGGPAPGLSFSTAGWLHRSEIAGIATDTWGFEVRPNEFDHAFQPLHQVAIPHIGLLIGEMWDLDALAAHSAADGRYEFWLTAAPLPITGSVGSPVNPIAVK from the coding sequence ATGAGCGCCGACCGTATCGACCGTACCGATCCCGAGGCGGCGATCGCCGAGGCCGCGAAGGCGTACTCGAACTGGGGCCGCTGGGGCGAGGACGACGTGCTCGGCACGCTCAACTTCCTCGACGAGGCCAAGCGCCGCGAGGGCGCGGCCCTGATCCGCGACGGCGTCAGTTTCTCCTTGTCACAGGCCTTCGACATGGACGGCCCGCAGAAAGGCTGGCGGCGGCGTACGAACCCGGTGCACACGATGCTCGCCACCGGCACCGACGCCGCTCTGGGCGGCCAGGGCTTTCCACACGGTTTCGGTGGCGCCGACGACGTGATCGCCATGCCCTTGCAGTGCTCCACCCAATGGGACGGGCTCGGGCACATCTTCGATCACGGCACGGCGTGGAACGGCCGCCCGGCGGAGAAGGTCGTCACCTCCGAGGGAGACCTGGTCACCGGCATCGAGCACATGGCACCGCACGTCGCCGGGCGGGGCGTCCTCCTCGACGTGGGCCTGGTCATCGGCCAGGACGGCGAACTGCCCGACGGCTTCGCGATCACCGAGGAGCACCTGACCGCGACCGCCGCCTCGCATCGTGTGACCGTCGGTCGTGGCGACCTGGTCCTCGTGCGCACCGGGCGGCTGGCCCGCGCCCGTCACGAAGGCTGGGGCGACTACGCGGGCGGACCGGCGCCGGGGCTGAGCTTCAGTACGGCCGGCTGGCTGCACCGGAGCGAGATCGCCGGGATCGCCACCGACACCTGGGGCTTCGAGGTGCGGCCCAACGAGTTCGACCACGCCTTCCAGCCGCTGCACCAGGTCGCCATCCCCCACATCGGTCTGCTCATCGGGGAGATGTGGGACCTCGACGCCCTCGCCGCACATTCCGCAGCCGACGGCCGGTACGAGTTCTGGCTCACCGCCGCGCCACTGCCCATCACCGGTTCCGTCGGCTCACCGGTGAATCCCATCGCCGTCAAGTAA
- a CDS encoding fumarylacetoacetate hydrolase family protein: MTSAATSAPFTPFSGPFAIGTLSAPGETRFPGLVAPDGQVLDLRTALDEPALTTLALLERWDEELPRLHTLAGDPTGDWRPLAEMAVHAPVEPRQIFQSGANYRQHVIDLAVAHRAPDAPGTVEEARAEVAAVMDKRAAEDLPYVFIGLPTTISGPYDDVVLPAWAEKPDWELELAAVISRPAYRVSVEEALEYVAGYTIANDLTDRASVFRRDMPPIGTDWLRSKNAPGFTPLGPWIVPAGSIADPSDLQVTLKLNGETMQDESTSDMIFGVARLVSYISQTARLLPGDLVLTGSPAGNGIHWGRLLRDGDVMDGSVTGLGTQRTRCVAEEDR, translated from the coding sequence GTGACATCCGCAGCCACGTCGGCGCCCTTCACCCCCTTCTCCGGACCGTTCGCCATCGGCACCCTTTCGGCACCGGGCGAGACCAGGTTCCCGGGCCTAGTGGCCCCGGACGGCCAGGTGCTCGACCTGCGTACGGCACTGGACGAACCCGCGTTGACCACGCTCGCGCTCCTGGAGCGCTGGGACGAGGAGCTGCCGCGGCTGCACACCCTCGCCGGGGACCCGACGGGCGACTGGCGGCCGCTGGCGGAGATGGCGGTGCACGCGCCCGTCGAGCCCCGGCAGATCTTCCAGTCCGGCGCCAACTACCGGCAGCACGTGATCGATCTGGCGGTCGCACACCGCGCCCCGGACGCCCCGGGCACCGTCGAGGAGGCCCGCGCCGAGGTGGCGGCGGTCATGGACAAGCGGGCCGCCGAGGACCTCCCGTACGTCTTCATCGGCCTGCCGACCACGATCAGCGGTCCCTACGACGACGTGGTGCTGCCCGCCTGGGCCGAGAAGCCCGACTGGGAGCTGGAGCTGGCCGCGGTGATCTCCCGCCCCGCCTACCGGGTTTCTGTGGAGGAGGCGCTGGAGTACGTCGCGGGCTACACCATCGCCAACGACCTCACCGACCGCGCGAGCGTCTTCCGCCGGGACATGCCCCCGATCGGCACCGACTGGCTGCGCAGCAAGAACGCCCCCGGCTTCACCCCGCTCGGCCCGTGGATCGTCCCGGCCGGCTCCATCGCGGACCCCTCCGACCTACAGGTCACGCTGAAACTCAACGGCGAGACCATGCAGGACGAGTCCACCAGCGACATGATCTTCGGCGTCGCACGGCTGGTCTCGTACATCTCCCAGACCGCCCGACTGCTTCCCGGCGACCTGGTCCTGACCGGCAGCCCGGCCGGCAACGGCATCCACTGGGGCCGACTGCTGCGCGACGGCGACGTGATGGACGGCTCCGTCACCGGACTCGGCACCCAGCGCACCCGCTGTGTCGCGGAGGAGGACCGATGA
- a CDS encoding LysR family transcriptional regulator has protein sequence MNLASLDLNLVVALRALLQERNVTRAGRRIGLSQPAMSAALARLRRHFDDDLLARVGGGYELTALGQALLDRTTTACDLLERVFASQAEFDPSREEHEFTLIASDYAVAVFGAELARTIQAEAPGIRLRFKQVPNEIIDSTGSLLSTVDGLLLPHGIIRGFPTVELYQDSWVFLVADDNLEVGEQLTLDDLARLPWVTYQRAYDAPAARQIATLGIEPRVAVSVDSFQLMPLLVAGTRRVALLQRRLADELDGLAHVRIMEPPYDAVPIQQALWWHPVHMHDAAHMWLRETTARVAEAVEAGRPTISSPPS, from the coding sequence GTGAACTTGGCCAGCCTGGACCTCAACCTCGTCGTTGCCCTGCGCGCCCTCCTGCAGGAGCGCAACGTCACCAGGGCCGGCCGGCGCATCGGGCTCAGTCAACCCGCGATGAGCGCGGCCCTGGCCCGGCTGCGCCGCCACTTCGACGACGACCTGCTCGCCCGGGTGGGCGGAGGGTACGAACTGACCGCCCTCGGGCAGGCCCTCCTCGACCGAACCACCACCGCATGCGACCTGCTGGAGCGCGTCTTCGCCAGTCAGGCCGAGTTCGACCCCTCCCGCGAGGAACATGAGTTCACGCTGATCGCCTCGGACTACGCGGTTGCCGTCTTCGGCGCCGAGCTCGCCCGCACCATCCAAGCCGAGGCACCAGGCATCCGGCTCAGGTTCAAACAGGTACCGAACGAAATCATTGACAGTACCGGGTCGCTGCTCAGCACCGTGGACGGGCTACTGCTGCCCCACGGCATCATTCGCGGCTTCCCCACGGTCGAGCTCTACCAGGACAGCTGGGTCTTCCTCGTCGCCGACGACAACCTCGAGGTCGGCGAGCAGCTCACCCTCGACGACCTGGCCCGACTGCCATGGGTGACGTACCAACGAGCCTACGACGCCCCCGCCGCCCGCCAGATCGCCACGCTCGGCATCGAGCCGCGCGTGGCGGTCTCCGTCGACAGTTTCCAGCTGATGCCACTCCTGGTCGCGGGCACCCGCCGGGTAGCTCTCCTTCAGAGGCGTCTCGCCGACGAGCTGGACGGACTCGCACACGTCCGCATCATGGAACCGCCCTATGACGCCGTGCCGATCCAGCAGGCCTTGTGGTGGCATCCGGTCCACATGCACGACGCGGCGCACATGTGGCTGCGGGAGACGACGGCCCGGGTCGCCGAGGCCGTGGAGGCAGGGCGGCCCACGATCTCCAGTCCGCCGAGTTGA
- a CDS encoding FAD-dependent oxidoreductase has translation MNDPRPRTVLVIGGGASGNAVTVLLRRAGIAVELIEAKPDWNVLGSGITLQGNALRVLREVGVWDKVRESGYAVDAVGLAAPDGTVFHVQQDIRTGGDDLPPIFGMQRPRLQEILCEAVLESGAAIRLGTTAEELVQDASGVTARFSDGTTGRYDLVIAADGVGSRTRAMIGISDKPEPTGMAIWRVPAPRPEGVERMVLAYGGTCYIAGYCPTSKNTLYAYLVEANRDRASIDPASYADEMRRLAAPYGGAWPEIAASITDSAKVNYTWFDRLLVEGSWHRGRVVLIGDAAHVCPPTLAQGAAMSLEDASVLAEMLGEEQDWSSLDALLTGFYERRINRVRMVVEASVQLGQWQLDGVRDADAPGLMGRTMSALKETP, from the coding sequence ATGAACGACCCCCGTCCCCGCACCGTCCTCGTCATAGGCGGTGGCGCGTCCGGCAACGCCGTGACCGTGCTGCTGCGGCGGGCGGGCATCGCCGTGGAACTGATCGAGGCCAAGCCCGACTGGAACGTGCTCGGCTCCGGCATCACCCTCCAGGGCAACGCGCTGCGCGTGCTGCGCGAAGTGGGCGTGTGGGACAAGGTCCGGGAGAGCGGCTACGCCGTCGACGCCGTCGGCCTGGCCGCGCCCGACGGGACCGTGTTCCATGTCCAGCAGGACATCCGCACCGGCGGGGACGACCTGCCCCCGATCTTCGGCATGCAGCGGCCCCGGCTCCAGGAGATTCTGTGTGAGGCCGTTCTCGAGAGCGGCGCGGCGATACGCCTCGGCACCACCGCCGAGGAACTGGTCCAGGACGCGTCCGGCGTCACCGCCCGGTTCAGCGACGGCACCACGGGCCGCTACGACCTTGTCATCGCCGCCGACGGCGTCGGCTCCCGCACGCGCGCGATGATCGGCATCAGCGACAAACCCGAACCGACCGGCATGGCCATCTGGCGCGTCCCCGCGCCCCGCCCCGAGGGCGTGGAGCGCATGGTCCTGGCCTACGGCGGAACCTGCTACATCGCCGGCTACTGCCCCACCAGCAAGAACACCCTCTACGCCTACCTCGTCGAGGCCAACCGCGACCGCGCCTCCATCGACCCGGCCTCGTACGCGGACGAGATGCGGCGGCTGGCCGCGCCCTACGGAGGCGCGTGGCCGGAGATCGCCGCGAGCATCACCGACTCCGCCAAGGTCAACTACACCTGGTTCGACCGGCTGCTCGTCGAGGGCTCCTGGCACCGCGGCCGGGTCGTCCTGATCGGTGACGCGGCCCACGTCTGTCCCCCCACGCTCGCCCAGGGCGCGGCCATGTCGCTGGAGGACGCCTCCGTACTGGCCGAGATGCTGGGCGAGGAGCAGGACTGGAGTTCCCTCGACGCCCTGCTGACCGGCTTCTACGAACGCCGGATCAACCGTGTCCGCATGGTGGTCGAAGCATCCGTGCAACTCGGTCAGTGGCAGCTGGACGGCGTCCGTGACGCCGACGCACCCGGTCTGATGGGCCGCACGATGTCCGCCCTGAAGGAGACCCCGTGA
- a CDS encoding ABC transporter ATP-binding protein produces MSRVHPPGSLLAAQDLRKAYGPTTALDGAEFSIHPGEIVAVMGPSGSGKSTLLHCLAGIVTPDSGSITYNERELATMNDAQRSALRRSEFGFVFQFGQLVPELTCVENVALPLRLNGTSRKEAERTALRWMERLEVDDLRKKRPGEVSGGQGQRVAVARALVTNPRVLFADEPTGALDSLNGERVMGLLTEAARSTNAAVVLVTHEARVAAYSDREIVVRDGRSRDMERVI; encoded by the coding sequence GGGCCGACCACCGCGCTCGACGGTGCCGAGTTCTCCATCCACCCCGGCGAGATCGTCGCCGTGATGGGCCCATCCGGATCCGGGAAGTCGACGCTGCTGCACTGCCTCGCCGGGATCGTGACGCCCGACTCCGGGTCCATCACGTACAACGAGCGTGAGCTGGCCACCATGAACGACGCCCAGCGCAGTGCGCTGCGCCGCTCCGAGTTCGGCTTCGTCTTCCAGTTCGGCCAGCTGGTGCCCGAGCTGACCTGTGTGGAGAACGTGGCGCTGCCGCTGCGGTTGAACGGCACTTCCCGCAAGGAGGCCGAGCGGACCGCGCTCCGGTGGATGGAGCGGCTGGAGGTCGACGACCTGCGCAAGAAGCGGCCCGGCGAGGTCTCCGGCGGTCAGGGGCAGCGGGTGGCCGTGGCCCGGGCGCTGGTCACCAACCCCCGGGTGCTGTTCGCCGACGAGCCGACCGGCGCGCTGGACTCGCTCAACGGCGAGCGCGTGATGGGGCTGCTGACGGAAGCCGCCCGGTCCACCAACGCGGCCGTCGTGCTCGTCACGCACGAGGCCCGGGTCGCCGCCTACTCCGACCGCGAGATCGTCGTACGCGACGGCAGGTCCCGGGACATGGAGCGGGTCATATGA
- a CDS encoding amidohydrolase family protein has protein sequence MNSVSSQNGAPTIDVHAHVLLPQVEDAVAGHPGLAAARDLDARRNGPEAIAVSGPMFRDRFPKLTDVKARLAAMDASEVDVQLVSPSPSHYHYWADEHLARTVWELANVGTAAHVAQAPQRLHGLGLVPLQHPGLAVEALEHALGLGLRGVEISSHAPGRELSDPAYEPFWTRAEESGAILFLHPFGCTLDERLNRWYLSNTVGQPTENAVALSHLIFSGVLDRHPGLRIVAAHGGGYLPTHIGRSDHAWLARTDTRGCAHPPSSYLKQLYFDSLVHDPDVLRELIRAAGPDRVLLGSDFPFDMGTKDPLGALRDVTDLPAPHFHAVRGGNAAALLRLT, from the coding sequence GTGAACTCCGTGAGTTCCCAGAACGGCGCACCCACGATCGACGTCCACGCGCACGTCCTGCTCCCTCAGGTCGAGGACGCCGTCGCCGGACACCCCGGGCTGGCCGCGGCACGCGATCTCGACGCCCGCCGCAACGGCCCCGAGGCCATCGCCGTCAGCGGCCCGATGTTCCGCGACCGCTTCCCGAAACTGACTGACGTCAAGGCCCGGCTCGCCGCGATGGACGCCTCCGAGGTCGACGTCCAGCTGGTCTCACCGTCTCCGTCGCACTACCACTACTGGGCCGACGAGCACCTGGCCCGCACGGTGTGGGAACTGGCCAACGTGGGCACCGCCGCGCACGTCGCCCAGGCCCCGCAGCGGCTGCACGGCCTCGGCCTCGTCCCGCTCCAGCACCCGGGCCTCGCTGTCGAAGCCCTCGAGCACGCCCTCGGCCTGGGCCTGCGCGGTGTCGAGATATCGAGCCACGCACCGGGACGCGAACTGTCGGACCCCGCGTACGAACCATTCTGGACACGGGCCGAGGAAAGCGGCGCGATTCTCTTCCTGCATCCCTTCGGCTGCACGCTCGACGAGCGCCTCAACCGGTGGTACCTGTCCAACACCGTCGGCCAGCCGACCGAGAACGCCGTCGCCCTGTCCCATCTGATCTTCTCCGGAGTCCTGGACCGGCACCCGGGCTTGCGCATCGTCGCCGCCCACGGAGGCGGCTATCTGCCCACCCACATCGGCCGCTCCGACCACGCCTGGCTCGCCCGCACCGACACCCGCGGCTGCGCGCACCCGCCCAGCAGCTATCTCAAGCAGCTGTACTTCGACTCCCTTGTCCACGACCCGGACGTGCTGCGCGAACTGATCCGGGCAGCCGGCCCCGACCGGGTCCTGCTCGGCTCCGACTTCCCCTTCGACATGGGCACCAAGGACCCGCTCGGCGCGCTGCGCGACGTCACGGACCTGCCCGCCCCCCACTTCCACGCCGTACGCGGCGGCAACGCGGCAGCACTGCTGCGTCTCACCTGA
- a CDS encoding serine/threonine-protein kinase — MLVRGLNLIGSANLRGRQGVELLDGADPQAVGGYPLLARLGEGGMGRVYLSRTVSGRPLALKTVRAELGREPGFEERFAREIRNSDRVRSPWTPAVVDYSPMGQRPQWLATEYVAAPSLAEWVQRYGRLSEQCVLALAAELFGALAAVHGAGLAHRDVKPSNVLLGRRSPLLIDFGIARAREDTRHTRTGGVIGSPGYLAPEQVSAGESGAPGDVFSLAAVLVYAATGRGPFSSPDDEFSPAVLLYRIVHQEPNLDGVPAALVPLLRSCLVKDPEQRPTPGTVSVLLERLGGRCGTWPQVLPEGLERDLNVREEEAQALISATVQPPSVAAVSREPEDGPASADAKTSVLPPVGAVRRLVSGRTGRAVAGTMAVALMAAAGTFLVRHFSGDDASAGTPSPSSTTASLPEAWAGTWVGTGPGNPTPDGFTEPRTNRFTVTLTLHPAQRGELAGKQVSRVTEVDTKRELGCTETLRLQEIRKASMVLKAVSSRSTEQGAEVPCPNGSIYIVTMTGRDTLGLRDEGDQSAGAPSTLTRR; from the coding sequence GTGCTGGTCCGGGGGCTGAACCTGATCGGCAGTGCAAATCTGAGAGGGCGGCAGGGCGTGGAGTTGCTGGACGGGGCAGATCCGCAGGCTGTTGGCGGTTATCCACTGCTGGCGCGCCTCGGTGAGGGCGGGATGGGACGGGTGTATCTGTCCCGGACCGTGTCGGGGCGTCCGCTGGCGCTCAAGACCGTGCGTGCCGAGTTGGGACGGGAGCCGGGGTTCGAGGAGCGGTTCGCGCGGGAAATCCGTAACAGCGACCGGGTGCGCTCGCCCTGGACGCCTGCGGTGGTGGACTACAGCCCGATGGGGCAGCGGCCGCAGTGGCTCGCCACCGAGTACGTGGCAGCTCCGTCCCTGGCGGAGTGGGTGCAGCGGTACGGCCGGCTGTCCGAGCAGTGCGTCCTGGCACTGGCGGCCGAGCTTTTCGGGGCGCTGGCAGCGGTACACGGGGCGGGGCTGGCCCACCGGGATGTCAAGCCGTCCAATGTGCTGTTGGGCCGCCGTAGTCCTCTGCTCATCGATTTCGGCATCGCGCGCGCGAGGGAGGACACGCGTCACACGAGGACCGGCGGTGTGATCGGTTCTCCCGGCTATCTGGCGCCGGAGCAGGTAAGTGCCGGGGAATCGGGTGCGCCGGGTGACGTCTTCTCACTGGCTGCGGTACTGGTGTACGCGGCGACGGGACGGGGCCCGTTTTCCAGCCCGGACGACGAGTTCTCGCCTGCGGTGCTGCTCTACCGCATCGTGCATCAGGAGCCGAACCTCGACGGCGTTCCGGCGGCCCTGGTCCCGCTCTTGCGGTCCTGTCTGGTCAAGGACCCCGAGCAGCGGCCCACGCCCGGCACCGTCAGCGTGCTGTTGGAACGCTTGGGCGGCCGGTGCGGTACCTGGCCGCAGGTGCTGCCCGAGGGGCTGGAGAGAGATCTCAACGTGCGGGAGGAGGAGGCGCAAGCGTTGATCTCCGCAACAGTGCAACCGCCGTCTGTGGCGGCTGTGTCACGTGAACCCGAAGACGGCCCGGCTTCCGCCGACGCAAAGACCTCCGTCCTGCCGCCTGTCGGCGCCGTGCGACGGTTGGTGTCCGGCCGTACCGGCCGGGCGGTGGCCGGGACCATGGCCGTGGCCTTGATGGCCGCGGCCGGCACGTTCCTCGTGCGGCATTTCTCCGGCGATGACGCCTCCGCCGGGACGCCTTCGCCGTCATCCACTACCGCATCGCTTCCCGAGGCCTGGGCAGGTACATGGGTCGGCACCGGGCCGGGCAATCCCACTCCTGACGGCTTCACTGAGCCCCGCACCAACCGGTTCACCGTCACTTTGACTCTCCACCCGGCACAACGAGGTGAGCTGGCGGGCAAGCAGGTCAGCAGGGTGACCGAAGTGGACACCAAACGTGAGCTGGGATGCACCGAGACCCTGCGACTGCAGGAGATACGCAAGGCGTCGATGGTCCTCAAGGCGGTCAGCAGCCGCTCCACCGAACAGGGGGCCGAGGTCCCCTGCCCCAACGGCAGTATCTACATCGTCACGATGACCGGCCGAGACACCCTGGGCCTGCGCGACGAAGGTGACCAGTCCGCCGGGGCGCCGTCCACCCTCACCCGGCGCTGA
- a CDS encoding winged helix-turn-helix transcriptional regulator: MSPRTTGVIIREAFYGTRRFNDFERHCGISPSVLSVRLRDLVAHGILEKTRYRAPGTRGRDEYRLTDKGRRLLPILIALNDWAERWIVPADAATISLLHHDCGSPVRTVVTCASGHEITTSGQVSARLDPGARPASASD; this comes from the coding sequence ATGAGCCCGCGGACCACGGGCGTGATCATCAGGGAGGCGTTCTACGGCACACGCCGCTTCAACGACTTCGAGCGCCACTGCGGCATCAGCCCGAGCGTGCTGTCAGTCCGCCTGAGGGACCTCGTCGCCCACGGCATCCTGGAGAAGACCCGCTACCGGGCTCCCGGTACGCGCGGGCGCGACGAGTACCGCCTCACCGACAAGGGCCGCCGTCTGCTGCCCATCCTGATTGCCCTCAACGATTGGGCCGAGCGCTGGATCGTCCCGGCCGACGCTGCCACCATCTCCCTGCTCCATCACGACTGCGGCAGCCCGGTCCGCACGGTGGTGACCTGCGCCTCCGGGCACGAGATCACCACATCCGGACAGGTCAGCGCGAGATTGGACCCTGGGGCCCGGCCTGCCTCCGCGTCCGACTGA
- a CDS encoding ABC transporter permease — translation MKARQWSRDLGVGIRFAFASGREGRARMLLTAVGVGLGVALLLLSTAIPNALTVRHDREEARTDLTYTTFSESRLPKTDATLLVGEAGTAFRDKEVRGRELQPEGPKAPLPPGVSRFPGVGEMVVSPALKRLLESGEGKLLRERLPERIVGTIAEPGLIGAQELAFYRGADNLVVKEDYGLVERIDRFGAGVKPSEETDPVLALLALVVFLVLLMPVGVFIAAAVRFGGERRDRRLAALRLVGSDSRMTRRIAAGEALAGSVAGLAFGTVFFLIVRDLAGSVDLFDVSVFPSYLTPSPLLALLVAVAVPAAAVLVTLFALRGVVIEPLGVVRTAKPPRRRLWWRLLLPLGGLGLLYPMIGKDRYSKDFNQYQVTGGVLLLLVGVTALLPWVVERVVNRLGSGGVAWQLAIRRLQLSSGTAARTVNGIAVAVAGAIALQMLFSGLQGQYTKHTTNDLTRAQMHVTLPDEVRLARAAADFKATRGVAKVYAFDEGYVSDRRRFAENTARVTIAGCASLREVASFPSCKDGDVFAVRGGNDEEGVTDLSKPGTKLWFDALDDPGAHHRPTPWAVPADVKQARAIADPSGYKRGGLLLTPGALPSGAAHGLLGEIYLALDQGLATAPEYTRNTARRLGLPTDPVMLVSSKRDDTYASIRTGLFVGAACVLALIGASLLVSQLEQLRERRKLLSSLIAFGTRRRTLCLSVLWQTAIPIGLGLALATAIGLTLGAALLKMTDKPVGADWASVLSMTGIATAVVLLVTVLSLPPLLRLMRPDGLRTE, via the coding sequence ATGAAGGCGCGCCAGTGGTCCAGGGACCTGGGTGTGGGGATCAGGTTCGCTTTCGCCAGCGGGCGGGAGGGGCGGGCGCGGATGCTGCTCACCGCCGTCGGCGTGGGGCTCGGTGTGGCACTGCTGCTGCTGTCCACCGCGATTCCGAATGCGCTGACCGTCCGGCACGACCGGGAGGAGGCGCGCACCGACCTCACGTACACCACGTTCAGCGAGTCGCGGCTGCCGAAGACGGACGCCACGCTGCTGGTCGGCGAGGCCGGCACGGCCTTCCGCGACAAGGAGGTGCGCGGGCGGGAGTTGCAGCCCGAGGGGCCCAAGGCGCCCCTGCCGCCAGGGGTCTCGAGGTTTCCCGGGGTGGGCGAGATGGTGGTCTCCCCCGCGCTGAAGCGGCTGCTGGAGTCCGGCGAGGGGAAGCTGCTGCGCGAGCGGCTGCCGGAGCGGATCGTGGGCACCATCGCCGAACCTGGACTGATCGGTGCCCAGGAACTCGCCTTCTACCGCGGCGCCGACAACCTCGTGGTCAAGGAGGACTACGGCCTGGTCGAACGCATCGACCGGTTCGGCGCAGGGGTCAAGCCCTCGGAGGAGACGGACCCCGTCCTGGCCCTGCTCGCCCTCGTGGTGTTCCTGGTGCTGCTGATGCCGGTCGGCGTGTTCATCGCCGCGGCCGTGCGGTTCGGCGGCGAGCGCCGTGACCGGCGACTCGCAGCCCTGCGACTGGTGGGCTCGGACAGCCGGATGACCCGGCGGATCGCCGCGGGCGAGGCCCTCGCCGGCTCCGTGGCGGGCCTGGCCTTCGGCACGGTTTTCTTCCTGATCGTCCGGGACCTCGCCGGGTCCGTGGACCTGTTCGACGTGAGCGTGTTCCCCAGCTATCTGACCCCCTCCCCCCTGCTCGCCCTGCTCGTCGCGGTCGCGGTCCCGGCGGCCGCCGTGCTGGTCACCCTGTTCGCGCTGCGGGGCGTGGTGATCGAGCCGCTCGGCGTGGTGCGCACCGCGAAGCCCCCGCGGCGCCGGCTGTGGTGGCGGCTGCTGCTGCCGCTGGGCGGTCTCGGACTGCTCTACCCGATGATCGGCAAGGACCGGTACAGCAAAGACTTCAACCAGTACCAGGTCACCGGTGGCGTCCTGCTGCTGCTCGTCGGGGTGACCGCGCTGCTGCCGTGGGTCGTAGAGAGGGTTGTGAACCGGCTCGGCTCCGGCGGGGTCGCCTGGCAACTGGCCATCCGCCGACTTCAGTTGAGCAGCGGAACGGCCGCCCGCACGGTCAACGGCATCGCGGTCGCGGTGGCGGGCGCCATCGCCCTGCAGATGCTGTTCTCCGGGCTGCAGGGCCAGTACACCAAGCACACCACCAACGACCTCACCCGGGCCCAGATGCACGTGACACTGCCGGACGAGGTCCGGCTCGCCCGGGCGGCGGCCGACTTCAAGGCGACCAGAGGCGTTGCGAAGGTCTACGCCTTCGACGAGGGCTACGTCAGCGACCGGCGCAGGTTCGCCGAGAACACCGCCCGGGTCACGATCGCCGGCTGTGCTTCCCTGCGCGAGGTGGCTTCCTTCCCTTCCTGCAAGGACGGTGACGTCTTCGCCGTCCGGGGTGGCAACGATGAGGAGGGGGTGACCGACCTTTCCAAGCCCGGCACAAAGCTGTGGTTCGACGCGCTCGACGATCCCGGTGCTCATCACAGGCCGACGCCCTGGGCGGTGCCGGCGGACGTGAAGCAGGCACGGGCGATCGCGGACCCGTCCGGGTACAAGCGTGGCGGCCTGCTGCTGACGCCGGGCGCCCTGCCCTCGGGCGCCGCACATGGTCTCCTCGGGGAGATCTACCTCGCGCTCGACCAGGGGCTGGCGACCGCGCCCGAGTACACGCGGAACACGGCCCGCCGTCTCGGCCTGCCCACCGACCCGGTGATGTTGGTGTCCAGCAAGCGCGACGACACCTACGCCTCCATCCGCACCGGCCTGTTCGTCGGCGCCGCCTGCGTGCTGGCGCTGATCGGCGCCAGTTTGCTGGTGTCGCAGCTGGAGCAGCTGCGCGAGCGCCGCAAACTGCTGTCGTCGCTGATCGCCTTCGGCACCCGGCGCCGCACACTGTGCCTGTCCGTGCTGTGGCAGACGGCGATCCCGATCGGCCTCGGCCTGGCGCTGGCCACGGCGATCGGGCTGACACTGGGCGCGGCACTGCTGAAGATGACGGACAAGCCGGTGGGCGCGGACTGGGCGAGCGTACTGTCGATGACCGGCATCGCCACAGCCGTCGTCCTGTTGGTGACCGTGCTCAGCCTGCCACCACTGCTCCGGCTGATGCGCCCGGACGGCCTGCGCACCGAGTGA